In one Oxyura jamaicensis isolate SHBP4307 breed ruddy duck chromosome 14, BPBGC_Ojam_1.0, whole genome shotgun sequence genomic region, the following are encoded:
- the GPR146 gene encoding probable G-protein coupled receptor 146 isoform X1 has protein sequence MGKMLLPAIKKVRGYLPGKLVTSREDTKAKITMWSCETLNSTENSEDQHLCHDFHLVLSIFSLLYIIICFPISLCYNGLLVLVNLYNKATMTMPDVYFVNIAIAGLIINALAPMYLLGLANTKWAIWNSNNEVYITLLILFNVSSLVTMYSTTLLSLDYYIERALPRTYMSSVYNTKHVCGFIWGGAMLTSFSSLLFYVCNHVSTKIIECSKMQNKEAADAIMVFIGYVVPAVAVLYALILILRIRKEATPLDQDTGRLDPSVHRLLIATVCTQFTLWTPYYVTLLVSTFTYAQGRLADENYNRILHFTKILSNFLAFSSSFVMPLLYRYINKNFPNKLRRLLKKIHCGNQGCSHERTVVQQVMT, from the coding sequence GAAAGCTGGTAACCAGCAGAGAAGATACAAAAGCTAAAATCACTATGTGGAGCTGTGAAACCTTAAACAGTACCGAGAACAGTGAGGACCAGCATCTCTGCCATGACTTCCACCTTGtgctttccatcttttcccTACTCTACATCATTATATGTTTCCCAATCAGCCTTTGCTACAATGGCTTGCTGGTCCTGGTTAATCTGTATAACAAAGCAACTATGACGATGCCAGATGTTTACTTTGTCAACATAGCCATTGCCGGTCTCATCATCAACGCTCTGGCACCAATGTACCTTCTAGGTCTTGCCAATACAAAATGGGCCATTTGGAATTCTAACAACGAAGTTTATATTACCTTGCTTATTTTATTCAACGTCTCATCTTTAGTTACCATGTACTCTACAACGTTACTCAGCCTGGACTACTACATCGAACGTGCTCTACCTAGAACTTACATGTCAAGTGTGTACAACACCAAGCACGTCTGTGGATTCATATGGGGTGGAGCCATGCTGACAAGTTTCTCATCTCTTCTATTCTACGTCTGCAATCACGTATCCACTAAAATAATTGAATGTTCCAAGATGCAGAACAAAGAGGCAGCAGATGCCATTATGGTCTTCATCGGGTATGTTGTACCAGCTGTCGCAGTACTGTATGCACTTATATTGATCTTGCGAATACGCAAAGAGGCTACACCACTGGATCAAGACACTGGACGATTAGATCCGTCAGTGCACAGGCTTTTGATTGCCACAGTCTGTACACAGTTCACATTATGGACACCCTATTACGTTACCCTTTTGGTAAGCACATTTACTTATGCACAAGGAAGACTTGCAGATGAAAATTACAATCGAATATTACATTTTACCAAGATTTTATCCAATTTCTTGGCTTTCTCAAGCAGCTTTGTAATGCCTCTGCTCTACAGATACATTAACAAAAACTTTCCTAACAAACTACGACGTTTGCTTAAAAAGATACACTGTGGGAATCAAGGGTGTTCTCACGAACGCACAGTGGTACAGCAAGTTATGACATAG
- the GPR146 gene encoding probable G-protein coupled receptor 146 isoform X2 has protein sequence MWSCETLNSTENSEDQHLCHDFHLVLSIFSLLYIIICFPISLCYNGLLVLVNLYNKATMTMPDVYFVNIAIAGLIINALAPMYLLGLANTKWAIWNSNNEVYITLLILFNVSSLVTMYSTTLLSLDYYIERALPRTYMSSVYNTKHVCGFIWGGAMLTSFSSLLFYVCNHVSTKIIECSKMQNKEAADAIMVFIGYVVPAVAVLYALILILRIRKEATPLDQDTGRLDPSVHRLLIATVCTQFTLWTPYYVTLLVSTFTYAQGRLADENYNRILHFTKILSNFLAFSSSFVMPLLYRYINKNFPNKLRRLLKKIHCGNQGCSHERTVVQQVMT, from the coding sequence ATGTGGAGCTGTGAAACCTTAAACAGTACCGAGAACAGTGAGGACCAGCATCTCTGCCATGACTTCCACCTTGtgctttccatcttttcccTACTCTACATCATTATATGTTTCCCAATCAGCCTTTGCTACAATGGCTTGCTGGTCCTGGTTAATCTGTATAACAAAGCAACTATGACGATGCCAGATGTTTACTTTGTCAACATAGCCATTGCCGGTCTCATCATCAACGCTCTGGCACCAATGTACCTTCTAGGTCTTGCCAATACAAAATGGGCCATTTGGAATTCTAACAACGAAGTTTATATTACCTTGCTTATTTTATTCAACGTCTCATCTTTAGTTACCATGTACTCTACAACGTTACTCAGCCTGGACTACTACATCGAACGTGCTCTACCTAGAACTTACATGTCAAGTGTGTACAACACCAAGCACGTCTGTGGATTCATATGGGGTGGAGCCATGCTGACAAGTTTCTCATCTCTTCTATTCTACGTCTGCAATCACGTATCCACTAAAATAATTGAATGTTCCAAGATGCAGAACAAAGAGGCAGCAGATGCCATTATGGTCTTCATCGGGTATGTTGTACCAGCTGTCGCAGTACTGTATGCACTTATATTGATCTTGCGAATACGCAAAGAGGCTACACCACTGGATCAAGACACTGGACGATTAGATCCGTCAGTGCACAGGCTTTTGATTGCCACAGTCTGTACACAGTTCACATTATGGACACCCTATTACGTTACCCTTTTGGTAAGCACATTTACTTATGCACAAGGAAGACTTGCAGATGAAAATTACAATCGAATATTACATTTTACCAAGATTTTATCCAATTTCTTGGCTTTCTCAAGCAGCTTTGTAATGCCTCTGCTCTACAGATACATTAACAAAAACTTTCCTAACAAACTACGACGTTTGCTTAAAAAGATACACTGTGGGAATCAAGGGTGTTCTCACGAACGCACAGTGGTACAGCAAGTTATGACATAG
- the LOC118174137 gene encoding uncharacterized protein LOC118174137: MASHNMTWLSYPSKNFASTSPEEIEAFIASQNIISRLMHCYIAFFVPTGLIAGICILIIFIKNYLQRKSTEQLDLLLLHFTISNIIMIFLSFTVIPRPDYLKATRLACSVLSFFFNFSYFNSQYVLIFIFLILLLERFLPRTALSKATQNPVSCVAFVLIYAFCLSLTEAVLVGTDNYHMETECQSDPLFAWPEYEIIKFTFGFGIPAFLQILSFTVLFAKKAPAEAQDLRQHIRTYTAVFIISITIFICHLFYNIMILFRTTLKLQKSIGTPKNELMMNIAEIVLFSESCATLVFILCFHKPCKDRILEVIHNCRRRNTTHNHPEVPVVYTTPETAPQ, translated from the coding sequence ATGGCTTCTCACAACATGACATGGCTCAGCTACCCCAGCAAGAACTTTGCTTCCACCTCCCCGGAAGAAATCGAAGCGTTCATAGCATCTCAGAACATCATTTCCAGACTCATGCACTGCTACATCGCCTTTTTTGTGCCCACAGGATTGATAGCTGGCATATGCATTTTGATCATTTTCATAAAGAATTATTTACAACGCAAAAGCACGGAACAATTAGACTTACTGCTTCTGCACTTCACCATCAGCAATatcataatgatttttttgtcatttacgGTCATTCCTAGACCTGACTACTTAAAAGCAACCCGCCTTGCATGTAGcgttctgtccttttttttcaatttcagttatttcaatTCTCAGTATGTTctgattttcatatttctcataCTATTACTCGAGAGATTTCTGCCAAGGACTGCTCTCAGCAAAGCAACCCAAAATCCTGTATCGTGTGTAGCATTCGTACTTATATACGCCTTCTGTTTGTCACTGACTGAAGCAGTACTGGTTGGCACAGATAACTACCACATGGAAACAGAGTGCCAGTCTGACCCATTATTTGCATGGCCTGAGTACGAGATCATTAAATTCACCTTTGGATTTGGAATCCCGGCATTTCTTCAGATACTCTCTTTTACTGTCCTTTTTGCTAAAAAAGCACCTGCTGAAGCTCAAGACTTAAGGCAGCACATTCGTACTTACACCGCTGTGTTCATTATTAGCATAACGATATTTATATGCCATCTATTTTATAACATTATGATTCTCTTCAGGACAACGTTAAAATTACAGAAGAGCATTGGAACTCCAAAGAATGAGCTCATGATGAATATTGCAGAAATAGTCTTGTTCTCTGAGAGCTGTGCTACTTTGGTATTTatactttgttttcataaacCATGCAAGGACAGAATACTTGAAGTCATACACAACTGCCGAAGGAGAAATACCACCCACAATCACCCTGAAGTACCAGTAGTGTATACAACCCCTGAGACAGCACCTCAGTAA